The following proteins are encoded in a genomic region of Haemorhous mexicanus isolate bHaeMex1 chromosome 27, bHaeMex1.pri, whole genome shotgun sequence:
- the CSF3R gene encoding granulocyte colony-stimulating factor receptor isoform X1 — translation MARRGAGTPFLRQLSLLLLLHLGGTLGCASVTVSPPIVPLGSAVTASCTVQRELCQGLEPGRVRISWMLDNKPVAGSQRQGPGGTEVSNLTLPRFNHTQARLFCCVEWNGTKQRVGMAEIRAGYPPAKPLNLSCILNLGDYGLTCQWQQGTDSHLPTSVVLKCMGSRAQAVTGCTPRGGHSHCTVPRRLLQLYRQMEIWVSATNALGTAESEHLRIDPMDVAKLDPPTLQSIQSIPFQTDCIALAWDVAWGTEHMELQCELRYRAPEDPAWALVTGIMGQAGTAQRCGFLFGTLYRFQMRCRRSSASALASWSEWSPGRNYTTHEKAPTGKLDAWWGAQPARARGRLEVQLRWKAPQQREANGRVLGYRVSLSPRRRGRDPPTICNTTHTQCNFSVPTATRRVYLSAYNAAGESAPTEVILLERTGQPLAGLRAVPGGERSLWVHWEAPLAPVTAYILEWQRVAAEPGHCSACWQMERDGAATTALIQDGIEPFQRYNISLYPLYKGTVGVPVHTTAYSQQKAPSHAPKLHLKRISKSEAELCWEPLPVEVQNGFITSYTIFWASSITNMASATVNPSLSSFAIRGLKPSTLYKVHIMASTAAGSTNGTSLTLVTTVLDDTEIQFLFLSLGLVFVGLMVLVICFQKNERMKEQLWPSVPDPANSSLGKWVPTAVPQEPLQLLASREPGPAAISTVTVLEGEPGKQQGKEHPALAAAAPALPRPYVRQEGPGEPVQYARVGGAGYRGQRLLPEPAPRFYENLRGRGDGGGGGDWTFLEEPPATFPLLQGLRLGGAEELHECRAE, via the exons ATGGCCAGGCGCGGTGCTGGGACGCCCTTCCTGcggcagctctccctgctcctgctgctccacctGGGCG ggacactgggctgcGCCTCGGTGACTGTGAGCCCCCCCATTGTGCCCCTGGGCTCGGCTGTCACGGCATCCTGCACCGTCCAGAGAGAGCTCTGCCAAGGCTTGGAGCCGGGGAGGGTCCGGATCAGCTGGATGCTGGACAACAAGCCTGTGGCTGGGAGCCAGCGCCAGGGTCCAGGGGGCACAGAGGTGTCCAACCTCACCCTGCCCCGCTTCAACCACACCCAGGCCAGGCTGTTCTGCTGTGTGGAGTGGAATGGGACCAAGCAGCGCGTTGGCATGGCCGAGATCAGGGCAGGCT accctcctgcaaagccCCTCAACCTCAGCTGCATCCTGAACCTTGGTGACTATGGGCTGACGTGCCAATGGCAGCAGGGAACCGACAGCCACCTCCCCACCAGCGTCGTGCTGAAATGCATGGG gagcagagcccaggcagtgACGGGCTGCACCCCGCGAGGAGGGCACAGCCACTGCACGGTGCCACGCCGGCTGCTGCAGCTGTACCGGCAAATGGAGATCTGGGTGTCTGCCACCAACGCCCTGGGCACGGCCGAGTCCGAGCACCTCCGCATCGACCCCATGGACGTGG CCAAGCTGGACCCCCCAACCCTGCAGAGCATCCAGTCCATCCCCTTCCAGACCGACTGCATTGCCCTGGCCTGGGATGTGGCATGGGGCACAGAGCACATGGAGCTGCAGTGTGAGCTGCGCTACCGGGCACCCGAGGACCCTGCCTGGGCCctg GTCACCGGCATCATGGGCCAGGCGGGCACGGCGCAGCGCTGCGGTTTCCTCTTCGGCACGCTGTACCGCTTCCAGATGCGCTGCCGGCGCAGCTCAGCCTCGGCACTGGCCTCCTGGAGCGAGTGGAGCCCGGGCAGGAACTACACCACCCACGAGAAGG CCCCCACAGGGAAGCTGGATGCTTGGTGGGGAGCTcagccagccagggccagggggAGGCTGGAGGTGCAGCTGCGCTGGAAG GCCCCACAGCAGCGGGAGGCCAACGGGCGAGTGCTGGGCTACCGCGTGAGCCTGAGCCCCCGGAGGAGGGGCAGGGACCCCCCCACCATCTGCAACACCACCCACACCCAGTGCAACTTCTCGGTGCCCACGGCGACCAGGAGGGTCTATCTCTCAGCCTACAACGCTGCCGGCGAGTCAGCACCGACCGAGGTGATCCTCCTGGAGAGGACAG GtcagcccctggctgggctgcGGGCTGTGCCCGGGGGCGAGCGCAGCCTCTGGGTGCACTGGGAGGCACCGCTGGCCCCAGTGACCGCCTACATCCTGGAGTGGCAGCgggtggcagcagagcctgggcactgcagcgCGTGCTGGCAGATGGAGCGTGACGGGGCAGCCACCACAGCCCTTATCCAGG ATGGCATCGAGCCTTTCCAGCGCTACAACATCTCACTGTACCCCCTCTACAAGGGCACTGTCGGGGTGCCCGTCCACACCACAGCCTACTCCCAGCAGAAGG CACCATCCCATGCCCCCAAGCTTCACCTGAAGAGGATCAGCAAGTCAGAGGCCGAGCTTTGCTGGGAGCCACTGCCAGTGGAGGTGCAGAATGGCTTCATCACCAGCTACACCATCTTCTGGGCCAGCAGCATCACCAACATGGCCA gtgccaccgTGAatccttccctcagctcctttGCCATCCGGGGGCTGAAGCCATCGACCCTGTACAAGGTGCACATCATGGCATCCAcggctgctggcagcaccaaTGGCACCAGCCTGACCCTGGTGACCACAGTGCTGG ATGACACAGAGATCCAGTTCCTCTTCCTGAGCCTTGGGCTGGTCTTTGTGGGGCTCATGGTGTTGGTCATCTGCTTCCAGAAGAACGAGcg gatgaaggagcagctctggcccaGCGTCCCCGACCCTGCCAACAGCAGCCTGGGCAAGTGGGTGCCGACAGCGGTGCCACAG GAGCCGCTCCAGCTCCTCGCCTCGAGGGAACCCGGCCCTGCCGCCATCTCCACGGTCACTGTGCTGGAAGGGGAACCGGGCAAgcagcagggcaaggagcaCCCCGCCctggccgccgccgccccggcgctgccgcggcccTACGTGCGGCAGGAGGGTCCCGGGGAGCCGGTGCAGTACGCGCGGGTGGGCGGCGCGGGGTACCGGGGGCAGCGGCTGCTCCCCGAGCCCGCTCCCCGCTTCTACGAGAACCTGCGGGGCCGCGGGgacggcggcggcgggggggaCTGGACGTTCCTGGAGGAGCCCCCCGCCACCTTCCCGCTGCTGCAGGGGCTCCGCCTGGGCGGGGCCGAGGAGCTGCACGAGTGCCGGGCGGAGTAG
- the CSF3R gene encoding granulocyte colony-stimulating factor receptor isoform X2 has protein sequence MARRGAGTPFLRQLSLLLLLHLGGTLGCASVTVSPPIVPLGSAVTASCTVQRELCQGLEPGRVRISWMLDNKPVAGSQRQGPGGTEVSNLTLPRFNHTQARLFCCVEWNGTKQRVGMAEIRAGYPPAKPLNLSCILNLGDYGLTCQWQQGTDSHLPTSVVLKCMGSRAQAVTGCTPRGGHSHCTVPRRLLQLYRQMEIWVSATNALGTAESEHLRIDPMDVAKLDPPTLQSIQSIPFQTDCIALAWDVAWGTEHMELQCELRYRAPEDPAWALVTGIMGQAGTAQRCGFLFGTLYRFQMRCRRSSASALASWSEWSPGRNYTTHEKAPTGKLDAWWGAQPARARGRLEVQLRWKAPQQREANGRVLGYRVSLSPRRRGRDPPTICNTTHTQCNFSVPTATRRVYLSAYNAAGESAPTEVILLERTDGIEPFQRYNISLYPLYKGTVGVPVHTTAYSQQKAPSHAPKLHLKRISKSEAELCWEPLPVEVQNGFITSYTIFWASSITNMASATVNPSLSSFAIRGLKPSTLYKVHIMASTAAGSTNGTSLTLVTTVLDDTEIQFLFLSLGLVFVGLMVLVICFQKNERMKEQLWPSVPDPANSSLGKWVPTAVPQEPLQLLASREPGPAAISTVTVLEGEPGKQQGKEHPALAAAAPALPRPYVRQEGPGEPVQYARVGGAGYRGQRLLPEPAPRFYENLRGRGDGGGGGDWTFLEEPPATFPLLQGLRLGGAEELHECRAE, from the exons ATGGCCAGGCGCGGTGCTGGGACGCCCTTCCTGcggcagctctccctgctcctgctgctccacctGGGCG ggacactgggctgcGCCTCGGTGACTGTGAGCCCCCCCATTGTGCCCCTGGGCTCGGCTGTCACGGCATCCTGCACCGTCCAGAGAGAGCTCTGCCAAGGCTTGGAGCCGGGGAGGGTCCGGATCAGCTGGATGCTGGACAACAAGCCTGTGGCTGGGAGCCAGCGCCAGGGTCCAGGGGGCACAGAGGTGTCCAACCTCACCCTGCCCCGCTTCAACCACACCCAGGCCAGGCTGTTCTGCTGTGTGGAGTGGAATGGGACCAAGCAGCGCGTTGGCATGGCCGAGATCAGGGCAGGCT accctcctgcaaagccCCTCAACCTCAGCTGCATCCTGAACCTTGGTGACTATGGGCTGACGTGCCAATGGCAGCAGGGAACCGACAGCCACCTCCCCACCAGCGTCGTGCTGAAATGCATGGG gagcagagcccaggcagtgACGGGCTGCACCCCGCGAGGAGGGCACAGCCACTGCACGGTGCCACGCCGGCTGCTGCAGCTGTACCGGCAAATGGAGATCTGGGTGTCTGCCACCAACGCCCTGGGCACGGCCGAGTCCGAGCACCTCCGCATCGACCCCATGGACGTGG CCAAGCTGGACCCCCCAACCCTGCAGAGCATCCAGTCCATCCCCTTCCAGACCGACTGCATTGCCCTGGCCTGGGATGTGGCATGGGGCACAGAGCACATGGAGCTGCAGTGTGAGCTGCGCTACCGGGCACCCGAGGACCCTGCCTGGGCCctg GTCACCGGCATCATGGGCCAGGCGGGCACGGCGCAGCGCTGCGGTTTCCTCTTCGGCACGCTGTACCGCTTCCAGATGCGCTGCCGGCGCAGCTCAGCCTCGGCACTGGCCTCCTGGAGCGAGTGGAGCCCGGGCAGGAACTACACCACCCACGAGAAGG CCCCCACAGGGAAGCTGGATGCTTGGTGGGGAGCTcagccagccagggccagggggAGGCTGGAGGTGCAGCTGCGCTGGAAG GCCCCACAGCAGCGGGAGGCCAACGGGCGAGTGCTGGGCTACCGCGTGAGCCTGAGCCCCCGGAGGAGGGGCAGGGACCCCCCCACCATCTGCAACACCACCCACACCCAGTGCAACTTCTCGGTGCCCACGGCGACCAGGAGGGTCTATCTCTCAGCCTACAACGCTGCCGGCGAGTCAGCACCGACCGAGGTGATCCTCCTGGAGAGGACAG ATGGCATCGAGCCTTTCCAGCGCTACAACATCTCACTGTACCCCCTCTACAAGGGCACTGTCGGGGTGCCCGTCCACACCACAGCCTACTCCCAGCAGAAGG CACCATCCCATGCCCCCAAGCTTCACCTGAAGAGGATCAGCAAGTCAGAGGCCGAGCTTTGCTGGGAGCCACTGCCAGTGGAGGTGCAGAATGGCTTCATCACCAGCTACACCATCTTCTGGGCCAGCAGCATCACCAACATGGCCA gtgccaccgTGAatccttccctcagctcctttGCCATCCGGGGGCTGAAGCCATCGACCCTGTACAAGGTGCACATCATGGCATCCAcggctgctggcagcaccaaTGGCACCAGCCTGACCCTGGTGACCACAGTGCTGG ATGACACAGAGATCCAGTTCCTCTTCCTGAGCCTTGGGCTGGTCTTTGTGGGGCTCATGGTGTTGGTCATCTGCTTCCAGAAGAACGAGcg gatgaaggagcagctctggcccaGCGTCCCCGACCCTGCCAACAGCAGCCTGGGCAAGTGGGTGCCGACAGCGGTGCCACAG GAGCCGCTCCAGCTCCTCGCCTCGAGGGAACCCGGCCCTGCCGCCATCTCCACGGTCACTGTGCTGGAAGGGGAACCGGGCAAgcagcagggcaaggagcaCCCCGCCctggccgccgccgccccggcgctgccgcggcccTACGTGCGGCAGGAGGGTCCCGGGGAGCCGGTGCAGTACGCGCGGGTGGGCGGCGCGGGGTACCGGGGGCAGCGGCTGCTCCCCGAGCCCGCTCCCCGCTTCTACGAGAACCTGCGGGGCCGCGGGgacggcggcggcgggggggaCTGGACGTTCCTGGAGGAGCCCCCCGCCACCTTCCCGCTGCTGCAGGGGCTCCGCCTGGGCGGGGCCGAGGAGCTGCACGAGTGCCGGGCGGAGTAG